From Campylobacter showae:
CGCAGACTAAATTTCGCGGAAGCAAAAACGCCCTTGAGTGCGGCGCAAAGATCGGTTTTTTCTCCAGCCACGCCTCGCGCCTACCGAAATAAAACGCGCCTGCGTCGTGATAAGCTCGCTCTAAATCCTGCGAGCGAGTGAGCGCAAACTGCGGGTAAAACATATTTACGGCGCCGTCATCACCAAGCCTAATCGCGCGCTGGATAGGGAAGCTAAACTCGGTCGAGGAAAATAAAAACTCGCACTCCGCTTCCTCAAATTTGCCGTATGCCTCGCGTAAAATTTCTCCCGTGATAAGCGGCGCGGTCGCGTAAAGGCAACAGACATGAGAGTATCCGCCGCCTAGCCTTCTCGCCGCGTCCGCTACGGCGTCGCTACTGGTGGCGTAGTCGTCGCTCAGCGCGGCGTCTCTTATAAACGGAACTTGCGCGCCAAATTTGATGGCGACGTCCGCTATCTCAGCATCGTCGGTGCTCACTATGACGCGCTCGAAAACGCCCGAATTTAGCGCCGCTTCAATGCTGTAGGCTATCAGCGGCTTGCCTAGAAAATCTTTAACGTTTTTGCGCGGTATGCGCTTGCTGCCGCCGCGAGCCGGGATGACACAAAGGGCGCGGTTTTGGTTGTCTCTCATCAAATTTACCGCCCTAAACCCTGCAGCCTTGCGGCATGTCAAAGCTCTTTAAAACTTCAAAAAGCGTATCTGCGACAAAATTTGCGTCCTCTAGGCCCATGCACTGATGGCACGGGATACTAAGCTCGGCGGCGTAAAAATCCTCAGCGCTAGGCACCGAAATATCGCCGTAGCGCTCGCGGTAAAAGCTAAATTTATAAGTCGGCTTGTAGTGTACCTGCACGCCGATGCCGCGCGCGTGAAGGGCGGCAAAGATGTCCTCTTTGGCGCACCAAAACTGGCGAAATAGCAAGATAGGGTAGAGGTGGCGCGAACTAACGACGTCGTCAGGTAACTTGATGGTACTAAAATATGGATTTTTCTCAAATTTTTCGTCGTAAAATTTAGCGATTTTCTCGCGCGCCCCGATGGTTTCGTCTAGCCTTTCTAGCTGATTTAGTCCTAGCGCGCAGGCGACGTCGGGTAGGCGGTAGTTGTAGCCAAGCAAGCTCTGATCGCTGTCCCAGAGACGTTTTTTAGCTATGCCGTGCGAGCGGTAAAGGCGTGCTAGGCGCGCGATCTCGTCGTCGTTGGTTGCTAGCGCGCCGCCCTCAAACGTCGTTAGTGGCTTAACGGGGTGAAAGCTAAAAATACTAACATCCGCTTTTGCGCCGACTTTTACGCCGCCTTGCGAGCTGCCCAGTGCGTGCGACGCATCGTCAAGCACCTTTATACCGCGCTGCTTGGCTAGTTTTAGGATAGCGCCCAAATTTACGGGATTGCCGCCGAAATCAACCGCCGTTATGACTTTGGTTTTGGGCGTGATGAGGCTTTCAAGCTCGTTTTCGTCGATATTTCCATCAAATTTAACGGGCGCAAATTTAACCTCTGCTCCAGCCATCAATGCTGCGTTTGCCGTCGCAGCAAACGTGATGGGCGTAGTTACGACCTCGTCGCCCTCTCTCACGCCAAGCGCCAGATATGCGACGTGAAGTGTGCTCGTTGCCGAGTTCATCGTTACGACGTGCTTTACGCCGACGTATTTTGCGATCGCCTGCTCAAATTCGCCGACCTTGTCGCCGCCCGTTAGGATATCGTCTTTTAGTGCGCTCACGACGGCAGCGATGTCGGAGTCGGTGATTTGTTGTCTGCTGTAGGGTATCATTTTTATCCTTTTCGGCTTGTCTTTTTGGAGGCTCGTCTTTTTGGTTTATACTTCGTTAGAAATTTCGCCGAAGCTCGGTTACATACTATATGTATGCGCCCTCGCTCGGCTCATTTCCGCCTCGTCTAAACGCAAAAATACTTCGCCCCGTTTTTTATAAATTTTATACGCTTAACTCAAATTTCAGTCAAATTTATTTACTAGCCTCGATCATCTCCAAAAGCCCGTCTTTATCTAGCCAAATTTTATTTTTATCCGAGCTGTACTCGAAATTTTCCTCCACGAGATGCCCTTTTTCGCCTAGCGCGTTTGTGCTAAAGTCGTCGTCTTTGCTCGTAAATTTGATCGACGGACTGATCACGTAGTGGTCGTCAAACTCGTAGGTTAGGTGTGCGTCGTCCTTGCCGACCATGACCTCGTGCATCTTTTCGCCAGGGCGGATGCCGATTATTTTTACGCCAAGACGTGGCGCCATGGAGCGAGCAAGCTCTATCATCGTCATCGACGGGATTTTGGGGATGAAAATTTCGCCGCCTTTCATGCGCTCGAAGTTTTTAAGTACGAAATTTACGCCTTGTTCAAGCGTGATCCAAAACCGCGTCATATCAGCATGCGTGATCGGCAGCTCTTTTGCGCCTTCTGCGATTAGCTTCTTAAACAGCGGCACGACCGAGCCGCGCGATCCCACGACGTTGCCGTAGCGAACGACGCTAAATCGCGTTTTTTTGCTGCCCGCGATGTTGTTTGCCGCGACAAAAAGTTTATCGCTGGCAAGCTTGGTCGCGCCGTATAAATTTACGGGGTTGCACGCCTTGTCGGTCGAGAGCGCGATAACCTTGCTCACGCCGCATTCTAGCGCCGCGTCGATGACGTTTTGTGCGCCGCCTATGTTGGTTTTTATGCACTCCATCGGGTTGTATTCCGCGATTGGCACGTGCTTCATGGCCGCTGCGTGTATCACGTAGTCGATGCCGTTCATCGCGGTCATGAGGCGCTTTTCGTCGCGCACGTCGCCGATGAAAAATCGCATCGCGGGGTCTTTAAAAACCTGCGCCATCTCGTACTGTTTGAGCTCGTCGCGAGAGTAGATGACTAGCCTTTTTGGTTTAAATTTGGAGAGTAAAATTTCGGTGTATTTTTTGCCGAATGACCCGGTGCCGCCGGTGATGAGGATGGATTTTCCGTTAAACATTTATTTTTGCCTTTCGCGGCTTGGTTTTTTGCCGTACGTCGTAAATTTAAATTCGCTTGGCCGCGTATTTTGCATACGCTCCTTCGCAAATTTTTAATTTGCCTCATCTAGCTGAAACGATTCGCCGTTTATTTAAATTTTATTCAGCCGGAGCAAAAACCGTGCCTTAAATTTGATTCAAAATTTAGTTCGTTAAATTTGTTTAGGTGCGGTATTTTTGCTTTTATCTCAAAATCCTAGGCAGGGTTATGCCCTCCTGCGCCTGATATTTGCCCTTTTTGTCCGCATACGTCACTTCGCACGGCTCGTCGCCCTCGATAAACAGCACCTGCGCGATGCCTTCGTTTGCGTAAATTTTAGCCGGTAGTGGCGTCGTATTTGAAATTTCTATCGTGATGTGCCCTTTAAATCCCGGCTCAAAAGGCGTGACGTTTACGATGATGCCGCAGCGAGCGTAGGTGCTTTTGCCCAGGCAGATGGCTAGCACGTTATCTGGCATGTTAAAGTACTCGATCGTGCGCGCTAGAGCGAACGAGTTTGGCGGCACGATGCACACGTCGCCCTTAAAATCCACCACGTTTTTTTCATCGAAATTTTTTGGATCGACCACGGTGCCGCCGATGTTCGTAAAGATTTTAAACTCGTCGCCGACCCTGATATCGTAGCCGTAGCTAGACACTCCGTAGCTAACCACGCCGCGTCCGACTTGTTCCTCGGCAAACGGCACTATCATCGCCTTTTCGTGCGACATTTTGCGTATCCAGGCGTCAGATTTTAGCCCCATTTTTTACCTTTATTTTAAATTTAAGCGATTATAACATAATTTAAATTTACGTAAAATTTGAGCGCCGTTTTGCGCTAAATTTTATCAAATTTGAATATTTTGCTAGTAAATTTTCTTATTTTTTATAATTAATCTTTAAATTAAAGCTTAGTATAATAACATATTTTAAATTCTCTTCAACGAAAGGAAAATAATGCATTCAAACACGTCGCGTAAATTTGCAAATTTACGCAGTAACAAGGGCTCAAATTTGCCTCTTTCGGCGCTCACCTGCTTGCTATTAGCCGCAAGCGGAGCTTATGCTTACACCGAGGCCGGCGTTTCAGGAAATACTTCTAGCTGGGAGAGTGCGGAGTATAAAAAAGACTGGGGACTAGTCTCTATGAACGCCTCTACGGCTTATGCGCTAGGCTTTAACGGTAGCGGAACAAAGATCGGCGTCATGGACTCGGGCGTACTTTTGAGCCACCCGGAGTTTCAAGATGGTAGGATTCATATCGTAAAAACTATCGGTAACTATAGCAAAAACGGCATGAGATATCCCGATGCCGCGCTAGGAAACGGCCCGATAGATAAAAATCAGCCAGTAAAAGACGGTAAGCGAAATTTTAATAAAAACGACAACGGCGTGTTTAAAAAGGGTGAAGCTTTTAACGACGACGGTAGTTGGGTAAGGGGCGTAAACGACGCTCACGGCACCCACGTGGGCGGTACGATGGCGGCTAGTAGAGACGGTAGCGGCATGCACGGCGTGGCGTTTGGCGCACAACTATACTCTGCAAATACCGGCGGCAACGATAATATGACGTATGGACCAAACCAAGACTACAACTATTTCTTAAAAGGTTACAATGCCTTGGCTGATGCGGGCGCAAAGGTGATAAATAACAGCTGGGGTTCTAATAGGCGCGTAAATTCCTCTTTTGCGGGCGCACTCGGATATAAGCCTACTTACGACTGGAGGGCCGTGCCTGAATACGACGTGGAATTTTACGACGTGGCCGTAGCCAATCAAACTACCGCGGCAAAAGACCATATAAATTTAAAAGATATGAACGAGGCCAAAAAGGCTTATTATCAGTTCGTAACTAGCGGCGAAAAAAGCTTTTTGGATGCAGCCTACGAAGTGGCGGTAAAAAGAGGGGTTATTCAGGTATTTACGGCCGGAAACAGAAGCTTGATGGCTGAGTCTTTCACGCGTGCGGCATTGCCTTATTTTAGGCCGGATGCCGAGGATTATTGGGTTAACGTTACTGGCCAAACGGGTGCGGACGGCTACCCTAATGATTCTAGCGAATATATAAGAGGATATAAGGCGTCCTCGGACATTCAGGAATTTAACCTTGCCGGCCACTCGAAGTGGTGGACGATCGCTGCGCCGGCCGAGGAGATTTATTCTGCGTACGTTGAGCTTACCGACAATGCGACATACGGCAAGGCTATATATAAATCATCTGGCGGTACTTCTATGGCCGCTCCGCACGTTAGCGGGGCTTTGGGCGTCATAATGCAGCGCTATCCGTATATGAGTATCCCTCAGGTTAGAGAAACGATGCTAACTACGGCTAGACAAAGGACGCTAAGAGCCGGCCACGGCGCAGGCGGTATGCTAGAGCGTTGGGGTAGCGACGGCGAGGGCGTACCTAGTAACGTCTGGGGTTGGGGCATACTCGATCTTGGCAAGGCGATGTTCGGTCCTGGACAGTTTTTAGGAAACTTCGACGTCGCGATGGATCAAGACGATATCTGGACAAATAACATTTCAGATGTCGCCATCAAATTTAGAAAAACCGAGGACGATAGCGATGCTGCGGCTTGGGCGGCTAGAAAAGCGGCTCTTAACGCCAAGTCAAATTTGAGCGCGGAAGAAAAAGCCGAGATGACCTTTGAAATCGCAAGAGAGCAGGCTAGGGTCGCAAGAGCGGCGGAGGGCTATGAAGGCTCGCTAACTAAAAGAGGAGACGGCGCTTTGACTCTTGCCGGAGACAATAGCTTTACCGGAGCTGTAAATATATACGGCGGTAAAATCTCGGCTCTAAATCAATCAATCTCTTCTTCAAGAAGCATAAACGTCCATAACGGCGGCGAATTTGAAGTTTTAAACGCTCTTACTTACCAAACTCCAAGCGCGGGCGGTTTCGTGAGCACGACCAGGGCAAGCGACGCTACGCAAGTTAATGCCGTTATAAACGCGGGCGGCGCATTTGTAGTTAACGACGGCGCTCATAATCTAAATTTAACATTTAAAGAGGGCTCTTTATTAAAGGCTGCATTGCTATCAAACGCCGAGCTTGCAAATTTGGCGGCAAATCCGACTCTAAAGAAAACCATAAACGCAAGCGGAAACTTCGCGGGGGTAAATTTAGCTAAGGTCGAGGATAGCTATGCGTTCTTTAAAACCGCTAAAGAAACTGTTGGCGGCTCAAATTTAGCTCTTTCTTTGCAAAAAGGCAAAAGCATGGAGGAGGTAGCCTCTACTAGCGCCGAGAAGTCGTTTGCTAGATTGGTCGAGGCAAATCCTAGTAGCGCTATTTATTCGTCTATGCTCGGAGCGGATCGTAACACGGCGGCCGCATACTTTGGCGCTTTTTCAAACGATCTAGACTTTAAAGCGCAAAACAACTCCGCCGTAGACTCGTTTATGTTAGCAAATTCTGTTAAAAACAAAAACGGCGCTAAAAGAGCCGATATCGACACGGGAGTCGAGCTTTGGTTGCTTAGCAGCGCAAGCAGGGTGACTTCTGACAATAACGCCGGCGGCAGACTAGGCACGAACGCATTTACGAATTTAGTTGGCGTCGATTTTCTAGTGGGAGATAGCTCAAAAGCAGGCGTATTCGTAGGCCTTGGCAAAACAAATCACAAGCTAGGCGATAGCAAAGCGGTAAAAAGCAAAGACGCGCATGCGGGTATCTACGGCGATATAGGACTTGATCCTATCAAAATTAGCCTAGGCGCTATCTACTCGAAATTTGATCAAGAAAAAAGAGTCGTTAACTCATACGCTCCTTTGGCTTACGAGTATAAAGATGCTGACGCGTCCGCTATCAGCGCATTTGCCCAGATCGCCTATACGGGGCTAAGCTATGAAAACGGCTTTAGTTTAGAGCCTTATGCGGGGCTAACCTATATCCGCTTTAAAAACGACGATGTAGCAAATTCTTTGGTACAGATCAGAAACGAGGATAGAGATTTGCAAGTAGCAAGCGTGGGCGTAAAACCTAGTATCGCATTTACCATGGACGGCGTAGGCCTAGTCGCAAAAGCCGATGTAGCCTACAACCGCTTCCTAGGCGATAAAACTCCGAGCGCTCATATGAACGTTACAGGCCTTGGCGCAACTAAACTAGAGGGTGAAAAGCTAAAAGATCTAGCCACTACCGAGCTTGGTATCGAGGCTGCATTTACCAGAAATTTTAGAGTCGGCCTTAGCTACGTTGGAGCATACGGCAGCAATGTAAAATCAAACGGCGTAAACGCCAAATTTAGTTGGGCGTTTTAATCTTTTGGATTAAAAGCTTAAATTTGCCTAGAGCGAGCTAAATTTACTTAGCTCGCGACGGGTTCAAATTTGATTTTTTTTTAAATTTGCCGCATTTTGGAGATAGAAATTCGTCTCGAAAATGCGGCTTAGAAAATTAAGCGGATAGATACGACTTGCGCCGCTGCTTGTAAGATATCTTAACGTCTACTTCGATATTTTAGTAATTGTGCCTTAAAAAACTACAAATACAGTTTGGTAAAGTAAGAGAAATCATGATTAGCGTCCCCGTTAATCGGCAAGAAACTGACCGCGGATCTAACGCTAGTAGCCTTTTTCGTTTAGCTTTCTGTAATTATCACATCCTAACTGAAGTCCTAAATCACAAGCCCTACCAAAATATTGCTTTGCAGTGGGAAAATCTTGTTTTACGCCTTGACCATTTGCATACAAAATCCCTAAGTTAGAGCAACCCCCAGCCTCTCCACTATCACAAGCTTTTTGATATAGCTGGGCTGCTTTTTGGTAATCTTGTTTTACGCCTTGACCATTTGCATACAAAATCCCTAAGTTAGAGCAACCCCCAGCCTCTCCACTATCACAAGCTTTTTGATATAGCTGGGCTGCTTTTTGGTAATCTTGTTTTATACCTTGACCGTTTTGGTATAAAAACCCTAAGTTAACGCAACCCCCAGCCTCTCCACTATCACAAGCTTTTTGATAAAGCTGGGCTGCTTTTTGGTAATCTTGTTTTACGCCTTGACCTTTTTTGTATAAAACCCCTAAGTTAGAGCAACCCTTAGCCTCTCCCCCATCACAAGCTTTTTGATAAAGCTCAGCAGTTTTTTGGTAATTTTGTTTTACACCTTGACCGTTGTGATATAAAACCCCTAAATTATAGCAACCCTTAGCCTCTCCCCCATCACAAGCTTTTTGATAAAGCTCAGCAGTTTTTTGGTAATTTTGTTTTACACCTTGACCGTTGTGATATAAAACCCCTAAATTATAGCAACCCCCAGCATCTCCACTATCACAAGCTTTTTGATAAAGCTCAGCAGTTTTTTGGTAATTTTGTTTTACACCTTGACCGTTGTGATATAAAACCCCTAAATTATTACAACCCCCAGCATCTCCACTATCACAAGCTTTTTGATAAAGCTGGGCTGCTTTTTGGTAATCTTGATTTACACCTTGACCGTTTTTGTATAAAACCCCTAAATTATTACAACCCTTAGCCTCTCCTCCATCACAAGCTTTTTGATAAAGCTGGGCTGCTTTTTGGTAGTCGCCTTTATTGTAAGCTTCTTTTCCCAATTCAGCAAGATCTTTGGAAAATCCAATAGAAAATAAAACTACAAGTAAAACTAAAATTCTTTTCATCTCTACTCCTTTATATATAAAATATTTAAATTGTATTTTGTCTTTTTTGGGCTTAGATTGTTATTAATTATTTTGGCTCGAGGTAAACTAAGCGGATTTTAGCCGCAACGGTATCATATCTAAATGCTACTTTGCTACGTTTTGCCTACAAGAACGCGGTTTTCATCGAAACCTACCGGCGCTTATATCGGCACTAAATTTTGCCGAATAAATTTAAAAAGCCTATTTATTATTTTGTGCAGTTATAAATAATACCAAAATATTTTTCTTATACTTTAAATATGATTTATCTCAAAAATTTAATAAATAATAAGCTTTGCGGGGGTACAATTTCATTTAACAAATACCTTTAAAAGGAGCAAAAATGAAAATCAAGTCTTTGGCGCTTATGCTTTTAGGCGTTAGCGCTTATGCGCATTTTGGTATGGTCGTACCGTCAAATTCGACCGTAGACGACGAAAAAGGGGCGAATTTGCAGATTACTTACAAATTTACCCATCCTTTTGAGGGCGATATGATGAACCTGGTCCTTCCAAACGAGGCGGGCGTTTTCGTAAACGGTAAAAAAGAGGCGATAAAAGGCCTAAAAGAGCTAAAAGAGGATAAATTTAGCTACTTTACGGCTAGCTACGACGTAAAAGAGCCTGGCATCTATCAGTTTTATATGGATCCAAAGCCCTATTTCGAGCCTGCGGAGGATAAATTTATAAGGCATATAACAAAAACCGTCGTAGATGCATATGGCTACGGCGAGGGCTGGGATAAACCGGCTGGGCTAAAAGCCGAGATAGTGCCGCTAACGCGACCGTACGGGCTTTATAAGGGAAATTTATTTTCAGGCGTGGTTTATTATAAAGGAAAACCCGCTAAAAACGTAACCGTCGAGGTAGAGTACTATAATACCAAAGGGCTAAAAGCTCCGTCCGATGCGCACGTAACTCAGGTCGTAAACACTAACGAGCAGGGCGAATTTAGTTTTGCGATGCCGCTTGAGGGCTGGTGGGGATTTGCCGCGCTGATAGACGACGATCAAAAGATCAAACACGAGGGCAAAGAGTATCCAGTGGAGCTTGGAGCCGTCATCTGGGTGCAAACCAAAGAGTATAAATAATGCACATAAGCGAAGGCGTTTTAAAGCCTGAAATCATCGTGCCTTGTTCGGCAGTTTGCGTCGTTTTGGTCTCAAGCTTGATTTACAAGCTAAAAACGAGCGAGATACCAAAAGTAGCGGCCGTCAGCGCGATGTTTTTTATGGCGTCCTTTATCCACTTGCCCATCGGCGTTACCTCGATACATCTCGTGCTAAGCGGCCTTGCGGGGGCGTTTTTGGGTGCAAATGCTGTTTTGGCTATTTTTATCGCGCTATTTTTTCAGGCCTTGCTTTTTGGTTACGGCGGCCTGAGCGCGCTTGGCGTAAATTTGCTCATCATTGCTTCTCCGGCGCTTCTTAGCCCATATCTTTTAAAGCTTTCTTTTAAGCGATATAGATCGTTTTTCTGGTTTTTGATAGGGTTTTTGCCTATACTTTGCTCTTCGGTTTTGCTCTCCTTGACGCTTGTTTTAAATGGCAAAGAGTTTGCGCCCGTGGCCGCACTTGTTTTTACTTCAAATTTAGCCCTAATGGCGCTTGAGGGGATCATCTCGCTTTTTGCGCTTTCTTTTATTTATAGGGTTAAAAAGGATCTTTTGATTTGCTAAAAATATTTTTGATTATGCTTTTTGCAAGCTTCCTAAACGCGCACTCCCTAAAAGGCTTTGCAAAGCAAGAGGGCGAATTTATCGAGATAAAAAGCTATTTTTACGGAAATTCTCCTTGTAAAAACTGCCCAGTATCTTTTATAAAAGACGGTGCCCAGATAGGAGGCGCGCAAACTGATGAAAACGGCTTTGCCAGAGCTAAAATCCCCGCAGATGAATTTGAAATCTTGATCGACGGCGGACTAGCGCACGAAAAAAGGATCAAATTTACCGCAAACAAAGCCGAGCTAAAAAGCACCGAAAGTAACGCATCAAGCGATGCCTCAAATGTTAAATTTGACGAAAGCGAGGAGGATTTTGGGGCTTACGCGCTTAAATTTATCCTTGCGTTTTTGGGAATCGGGCTGTTTTTTGGCGGAATTTATCTGGTAAAAAGAGGCAAATGAACCTATCCGTTTTGCTCGTTTGCTTTACTTTTTTTAGTTTCAAAGTCTCGCTTTCAAGCGCTACGGACGCCGTTTTCATCGCGCCCGTGATATTTTTAGCGATTTTAAATTTTAAAAATCTTTTTGAAATTTTAAAATCCGTTTTAAAACTAAATATTTTTATAATCTTAGTCGTCTTAAGCCTCGTACTTTACGGAGAGTACGCGCTTGCAAAGCTGATATTCGTAAGGTCGAATTTGATCATACTTTTTGGACGGCTGGCCTTTTATAGGAGTGATTATTTTAGTATCGCGCTTGCCGTTTCGTCGCTAAATTTAGGCGACAAGCTAACGGCGATTTTTTATTTTAGCGCCAAATTTACGGCTGATCTTAAAACGATATTTACAAGGCTAAAAAAGACTCTAAAAGTTCGGGGATTTGAGCCTAAAGCCTCGCTTTTTACCTATAAAATTTACGCAAATTTAGTCGCTATGCTCTTTTTGGAGGCGTTTTATAAGGCGAGCGTCCTTGAAAAGACCTTCGTTTGCAAGGGGTTTGACGGCAAGCTTTATGGAGATAAAAGCCTCAAAATAGGCGCGAAAGACGCCGTTATAATCGCTTTAACGGCGTGCTGTTATATTTTTAGTTTAGGAGTCACGATATGAGCTGCACGATAAGCCTAAAAAACGTCTGCGCAAAAATAGGTGAAAGAACGCTTTTTGAAAATCTAAATTTAAACGCGACGCACAAAGACAAAATCGCACTAATAGGCCCAAACGGCTGCGGTAAAAGCACTTTGCTAGAGATAATGGCGGGGCTTAAAGCGCCTTGCGGCGGGCATATAGAGCTTTTTCACCATAAAATTTCAAATTTAGACGAGTACAAGCCGTTTCGCCGCGACGTGGGCTATCTTTTTCAGGAAAGCAACGATTGCTTTATCTGTCCTAGCGTGCTTGACGACGTGATGTTTTCGCTACTTAGCCGCGGCGAGGACGAGGACGGCTCTCGCGCAAAAGCAGAGGAAATTTTACGCGAGCTTGAAATTTGGCATCTAAAAGACGAGATCGTTTTTGACCTCTCAGGAGGCGAGAAAAAGCTCGTCGCACTAGCTGGGATACTGGTGGCCGAGCCTAAAATTTTACTACTTGACGAGCCTACGACCGCGCTTGATGCGGATATGCAAAGAAGGATAGCCGCTATCTTAAAATCCCTCGACGTCACGCAGATAATCGTCTCTCACGACAAAGAATTTATAAGCGACGTAGCAAGCGTAATGTACCGCCTGACAAAAAACGGACTAGAGCCGATATAAAATATCCTTATTTATACTTCTTTAAAAAAGCTCCGAAAACAGCAAAATTTATCAATGTATAATGATATATTTCATAAAATTACCAAATTTTATTTCAAAGGAGAATTTTATGAAAAAATTACTACTTATTTCTATCGCGGCTGCGGTTGCCTTTTGCGGTGAAAGTTTGCTCGTGGGTGCTGGCGGCGGATATAAAAAACCGGTCAGCGAAGTGATAGAAAATCTCAAAAAAGACGGCGTGCAGATCGAGGGCGCGTTTGCAAATTTGGGCCAGATAACTATCCAGGCAAAAGAGGGCAAGATGGCCGCGATCGTGGGCGATGAGGCATTTTTAAAGAAAACGGATCTAGATATAAAGGGCTACGAGCGCATCGGCAAGGGTGCTTTGGTGCTAGTCACGCCAAAAGGCAAGCAGATAAAAGACGTATCTGAGCTAAAAAATCTCGCCAAAATCGCGATGCCCGATGCCAAAAAAGCGATCTACGGCGTGAGGACGACGGAGTTTTTGAAAAACTCGGGACTAGAGGCCGATCTAGCGCCTAAGATGCTACCGGTCGCGGGCGTACCGCAAGTAGTCGCCTACGTCACGAACGGCGAAGTGGACGCTGGCTTTATCAACTCGACCGAGGCTGTGGCTAGAGAGGGCGAGTTTGGCAGCGCGATCTACATCGACGAGGCGCTTTATAGCCCCGTTTTTATCTCGGCGGCAAAGCTTGCCGCGTGCGAGGGTAACGAGGCGTGCGCTAAATTTATAGACGAGATAAAAACTCCTCGCTCGAAGAAAATTTTCGCTAAATTCGGGCTAAAATAATTTAAATTGAAGGCTTTTAGCTCGGTTAAATTTGTCTTCAAATTTGACGTAAAATTTGCGTCAAATTTGATTTAAACGCTAAAATTTACTCGCTAAATTTAACTCAAACTAAAAGCAAAATTTAACGAAAAAAGGAAAAATTTGCACGAACTCGCCTGGCTTATTCACCCGCTGCTTTTAAGCGCCAAAACGCTTGCCGTAACCTTTGTGCTGCTTCTATTTTTGGGACTTGGCGCGGCTTATTTTTTGGCGTTTTACCTCGGCAAATTTAAAGCCGTTTTAGAAGCAGCCGTGATGTTTCCGCTCATTTTCCCGCCGATTGCTACGGGATTTTTGCTGCTTTATATCTTGGGGCGAAACGGCGTGATCGGCAAGGCGCTAAATTTACAGATCGTTTTTAGCTTTTCGGCTCTCGTCATAGCTTCGTTTTTGGCGGGTTTGCCGCTGTTTGTAAAGCCTGTTCAAAGCGCGCTTGAAAGCCTGCCTAAAAGCCTAATCGAAGCGGGTCAAAGCCTAGGCAAAAATCGCTTTGAGATTGCCGTTTTTATCCTCATCCCAAACGTCTTTAAAAGCGTCGTTTCGGCGCTTGTTTTGGCTCTGGCTCGCGGCCTTGGCGAGGTTGGCATCACGCTGATGCTAGGCGGCAACATCGTAGGCAAAACCGACACCGTTTCGCTAGCGATCTATAACGCGGTTTACGACGGCGAAAACGGCCGCGCGCTAATTTTAAGCGTGATTTTGGTAGTGCTTAGCTTGGCGCTTTTTGGATTTATAAATTTTCTCGAGCGAGCTAAAAAATAAATTGGCTATTTTAAACGCGTAAAGCGACGAAGACTCCGAATTTGGCCCGAGCGTAAAAACAAAATACGGCTTTGCGAGCATAAATTCATTATTTTTTTGCTACAATAAGAAGTTTTGAACTTTAACTATTTAGGAGAAATTTCTATGAAAAAAGAAGACATAAAAGAGCTGATCGAGTTTTTTAACGAGATGGACATGAACCGCATAAAGATAAAAAGCGGGGATTTTGAGGTCGAGCTTGAAAAATTCGCCGACTGCTGCGAGCTGCCAAAGCCTGTCGTCCAAGCTCCAGCTCCAGCTCCGACTCCGGTAAAC
This genomic window contains:
- a CDS encoding S8 family serine peptidase, which codes for MHSNTSRKFANLRSNKGSNLPLSALTCLLLAASGAYAYTEAGVSGNTSSWESAEYKKDWGLVSMNASTAYALGFNGSGTKIGVMDSGVLLSHPEFQDGRIHIVKTIGNYSKNGMRYPDAALGNGPIDKNQPVKDGKRNFNKNDNGVFKKGEAFNDDGSWVRGVNDAHGTHVGGTMAASRDGSGMHGVAFGAQLYSANTGGNDNMTYGPNQDYNYFLKGYNALADAGAKVINNSWGSNRRVNSSFAGALGYKPTYDWRAVPEYDVEFYDVAVANQTTAAKDHINLKDMNEAKKAYYQFVTSGEKSFLDAAYEVAVKRGVIQVFTAGNRSLMAESFTRAALPYFRPDAEDYWVNVTGQTGADGYPNDSSEYIRGYKASSDIQEFNLAGHSKWWTIAAPAEEIYSAYVELTDNATYGKAIYKSSGGTSMAAPHVSGALGVIMQRYPYMSIPQVRETMLTTARQRTLRAGHGAGGMLERWGSDGEGVPSNVWGWGILDLGKAMFGPGQFLGNFDVAMDQDDIWTNNISDVAIKFRKTEDDSDAAAWAARKAALNAKSNLSAEEKAEMTFEIAREQARVARAAEGYEGSLTKRGDGALTLAGDNSFTGAVNIYGGKISALNQSISSSRSINVHNGGEFEVLNALTYQTPSAGGFVSTTRASDATQVNAVINAGGAFVVNDGAHNLNLTFKEGSLLKAALLSNAELANLAANPTLKKTINASGNFAGVNLAKVEDSYAFFKTAKETVGGSNLALSLQKGKSMEEVASTSAEKSFARLVEANPSSAIYSSMLGADRNTAAAYFGAFSNDLDFKAQNNSAVDSFMLANSVKNKNGAKRADIDTGVELWLLSSASRVTSDNNAGGRLGTNAFTNLVGVDFLVGDSSKAGVFVGLGKTNHKLGDSKAVKSKDAHAGIYGDIGLDPIKISLGAIYSKFDQEKRVVNSYAPLAYEYKDADASAISAFAQIAYTGLSYENGFSLEPYAGLTYIRFKNDDVANSLVQIRNEDRDLQVASVGVKPSIAFTMDGVGLVAKADVAYNRFLGDKTPSAHMNVTGLGATKLEGEKLKDLATTELGIEAAFTRNFRVGLSYVGAYGSNVKSNGVNAKFSWAF
- a CDS encoding SEL1-like repeat protein — translated: MKRILVLLVVLFSIGFSKDLAELGKEAYNKGDYQKAAQLYQKACDGGEAKGCNNLGVLYKNGQGVNQDYQKAAQLYQKACDSGDAGGCNNLGVLYHNGQGVKQNYQKTAELYQKACDSGDAGGCYNLGVLYHNGQGVKQNYQKTAELYQKACDGGEAKGCYNLGVLYHNGQGVKQNYQKTAELYQKACDGGEAKGCSNLGVLYKKGQGVKQDYQKAAQLYQKACDSGEAGGCVNLGFLYQNGQGIKQDYQKAAQLYQKACDSGEAGGCSNLGILYANGQGVKQDYQKAAQLYQKACDSGEAGGCSNLGILYANGQGVKQDFPTAKQYFGRACDLGLQLGCDNYRKLNEKGY
- a CDS encoding DUF4198 domain-containing protein; translated protein: MKIKSLALMLLGVSAYAHFGMVVPSNSTVDDEKGANLQITYKFTHPFEGDMMNLVLPNEAGVFVNGKKEAIKGLKELKEDKFSYFTASYDVKEPGIYQFYMDPKPYFEPAEDKFIRHITKTVVDAYGYGEGWDKPAGLKAEIVPLTRPYGLYKGNLFSGVVYYKGKPAKNVTVEVEYYNTKGLKAPSDAHVTQVVNTNEQGEFSFAMPLEGWWGFAALIDDDQKIKHEGKEYPVELGAVIWVQTKEYK
- the cbiM gene encoding cobalt transporter CbiM, yielding MHISEGVLKPEIIVPCSAVCVVLVSSLIYKLKTSEIPKVAAVSAMFFMASFIHLPIGVTSIHLVLSGLAGAFLGANAVLAIFIALFFQALLFGYGGLSALGVNLLIIASPALLSPYLLKLSFKRYRSFFWFLIGFLPILCSSVLLSLTLVLNGKEFAPVAALVFTSNLALMALEGIISLFALSFIYRVKKDLLIC